The stretch of DNA CCTCATTAGCCTCATTATTTTATCATCTTGCAGTAAAAACTCTGTTGATAATAAAAATTGTAAATTTTTATTAGACTTAGGCGTCAACCTTAATATCAATCTTAGTTTACCACAATATAGTCAATTACCTTTTGCAGGAAACTCTGTATACATAGAAAACATAGGAAATGCGGGAATTATTGTTGCCAGTACAGGTGCCGACTTTTTTGCATGGGATGCCAGTGACCCAAATCATACACCTAGCGCTTGTTCTGCGCTTGTTCCTTCCGGATTAAATGCTACTTGTGGCTGTGACGATGGCAATGAATATAGCTTAGTTACCGGACAACCATTAGGAAGTAATAACCTGCCATGTGGTTTAAAAAATTATAGAGTAGAAAAAAACGGAAATAACCTCTTAATATTTAATTAACGCCTCCTCTAACCCCTCCTTTGGAGGGGAATTGAGAAGGCTTTATTTTATTAGAATTTTAAAGTAAGGCCTAATAAAAAATTAGTCGTTGCCTGTGGGTAATAAAAATTCTCTGTTATAGGTGCATCAGATGATCCTACTGGTCTATAAAAATAACTGTAGGTATAACCGTTAGAAACGTACTCAGAATTGAATAAGTTATTCACCAACAAATTAAGTCCTATTTCTTTAATCCATTTTGGTTGAATTTTATAAGATATATTCAAATTATTCACAAAATAAGCATCCATGCTTTTATCATTACTGGACGTATTATCTAAATACTGCTTACCAACATATTTAGACAATAATGCTATACGTCCATTTTTAATCGGAGAATAGGTTAAAGTACTTCCAAAAATAATACTTGGTGAAAAGGAAATATCTGTATCTTCAAATTGTGTAACTACGGGCTCATAAGAAACGCTATCAAATGTATTCGGATCATATTGAGTATCATAAATTACATAATCAAATGCTTTTATTTTATTTT from Flavivirga spongiicola encodes:
- a CDS encoding Rieske (2Fe-2S) protein produces the protein MKSIFCLISLIILSSCSKNSVDNKNCKFLLDLGVNLNINLSLPQYSQLPFAGNSVYIENIGNAGIIVASTGADFFAWDASDPNHTPSACSALVPSGLNATCGCDDGNEYSLVTGQPLGSNNLPCGLKNYRVEKNGNNLLIFN